From one Lolium rigidum isolate FL_2022 chromosome 4, APGP_CSIRO_Lrig_0.1, whole genome shotgun sequence genomic stretch:
- the LOC124706239 gene encoding protein EXPORTIN 1A-like isoform X2, whose amino-acid sequence MAEKLRDLSQPIDVPVLDATVAAFFGTGSKEERNAAYQILQDLQNNQDMWLQVVHILQNSQNLNTKFFALQVLESVIKYRWNALPSEQRDRVKNYISDVIFQLSSNEVSFRKERLYVNKLNIILVQFLKHKWPASWASFISDLVAAAKSSETICENCMAILKLVSEEFFDLSRTEMTSHMIEELKSSLNSEFRLIHELCLYVLCTPQSSELIRGTLATLRAFLPWIPVGFIFDSPLLETLLKFFPMAAYRHLTLQCLTEVAALQFGDFYNMQYVNMYTIFMMRLQGILPPRLIPNAYANGSNDEQAFMQNLALFFTSFFKSHIHILERYPENRDSLLLGLEYLIGISFIDNTEVFKVCLYYWNAFVSELLQERKKIEPATAAAEMIPRAVDGTSTAVEHRQQLYSGSLSKLRALMICRMAKPEEVLIVEDENGNIVRETLKDNDVLVQYKIMKEILIYLTLLDHEDTEQQMLKKLTKQLNGEDWSWNNLNSLCWAIGSISGSMVEEQENRFLVMVICGLLDLCEITKGKDNKAVIASNIMYVVGQYPRFLWAHWKFLKIVVKKVFEFMHEMHPGVQDMAFNTFLKIVQKCKRKFVTQQVGENEPLVSELLFSFTTTFLDLEPHQIHTFYESAGHMIQAELDNTKRDEYLKRLMGPTNQKWAKIIGQAGQSIDILKNQDVIRSVLNILQTNTSVAAALGPHFLPQISSIFLDMLTVYRMYSELVSSTIAEGGPYASKSSFVKLLRSVKGETLKLIETFLDKAEDLPHLRKQFVPPMMDPVLGDYARNVSDARESEVLSLFATIINNYKAEMLYDVPRIFDAVFECTLKMITGNIEDCPEHAVNFFSLLRAIGTHCFKALIQLSSQQLKLLIDSISWAIRRTERNIAETGLSLLLEILKNFQTSAFQNQFYKTYFLSLEQEIFSVMIDSFHKPGFKLHVLVLQHLFCVVDDLKEPLWDVSTIEYKSNAVFVREYTTNLVGTSFPNMMAAKVSMFVDGLLSSRHDLTTFESQTKDFLVQSKEFLAQDNKDIYTDYAHEQIGAYLRGLSGPVAKEIEGYLKELLDPDMLIRRHGMNKTTAPMNGLFIICMELLDKAFRNAQFAHKKIRLAIQRLQEATDGCMDPKGTIYSAKEISSYALSGPLREVENTLNSVREKFAEYVSLVAKKDCETKQFNEYMFEGEEIYGMLKCAISDARYTSFGIERCLTLERQEEECVYETNEQLQEHLEREEQQWLDDVAEHNKLFTAEGKERIISIIIYAREALVYLEKVAAALLRWSVNQKRLFQLVQQTEEKNIHDADLIGAEAFSTESGRSGYITVNNRSTPNGMYLESDPFENGGYKWRLRCYLNGMGDATVGFISCFLLIDPDQYLGDHNVEANFEFSFKENFTAVSILQGSKTAAETILCDAHEGSKFRTSSKYGNEKVVRLKFCPDCFTIQCNIDIDDSSCRTSSMATLLDIGYAADIEFHVSGEKFLAHQFILAAGSPVFFAALCGEMKESGGTYTVEEMDPLVFKMMLEYMYSGHVTGINGEETDTLKEILVAADRYDLPGLKLICEDILTREAHVDPNLWEFARTYNCNHLQHYLMKNEKVDLTIELSRRERFVQGSLCTTDSAKHVEFLSIEELATTRLQEEGKTDHASKDLDHLTLIWQQREEAAKNHEEEKAVKEEEG is encoded by the exons GTACTTGAAAGTGTTATTAAGTACAGGTGGAACGCGCTGCCGAGTGAACAACGTGATCGCGTGAAGAATTACATATCTGATGTGATTTTTCAG CTCTCAAGTAATGAGGTTTCTTTCCGAAAAGAGAGGCTTTATGTTAATAAGCTCAACATTATATTGGTGCAG TTTCTGAAGCATAAGTGGCCAGCCTCGTGGGCATCCTTCATTTCTGACCTTGTTGCAGCGGCAAAGAGTAGTGAGACAATATGTGAAAATTGCATGGCTATATTGAAG CTTGTAAGTGAAGAGTTTTTTGATCTATCAAGAACTGAAATGACATCACATATGATTGAGGAACTCAAGTCTTCACTTAACAG TGAATTTCGTCTCATCCACGAGCTATGTTTGTATGTCCTATGTACACCACAAAGCTCTGAGCTGATCCGTGGTACACTGGCTACGCTTCGCGCTTTCTTACCATGGATTCCTGTTGGATTTATCTTCGACTCACCGTTG CTGGAGACGTTGCTGAAGTTCTTTCCTATGGCTGCTTATCGGCATCTTACACTTCAGTGCCTAACAGAG GTTGCTGCTCTTCAGTTTGGTGATTTTTATAACATGCAGTATGTGAATATGTACACAATTTTCATGATGAGGTTGCAG GGTATTCTTCCTCCTAGATTAATTCCCAATGCCTATGCTAATGGTTCCAATGATGAACAAGCATTCATGCAAAATCTGGCACTCTTTTTCACTTCCTTCTTTAAG AGTCATATACATATACTGGAGCGGTACCCTGAAAATAGAGATTCATTACTCCTCGGTCTTGAGTATCTTATTGGAATTTCATTTATTGATAACACTGAGGTTTTCAAG GTGTGTTTATATTACTGGAATGCATTTGTGTCGGAGTTACTTCAAGAACGCAAAAAAATCGAGCCGGCAACAGCAGCT GCTGAGATGATTCCTAGAGCTGTTGATGGTACTAGTACAGCTGTTGAGCATAGGCAGCAGCTTTATTCAGGCTCACTGTCAAAATTACGAGCGTTGATGATTTGTCGGATGGCAAAGCCCGAGGAGGTATTGATTGTGGAAGATGAAAATGGCAACATTGTACGTGAAACATTGAAAGATAATGATGTCCTTGTCCAGTATAAG ATCATGAAGGAAATACTGATCTatttgactcttcttgatcatgaggATACAGAGCAgcag ATGTTGAAGAAATTGACAAAACAATTGAATGGGGAAGACTGGAGCTGGAATAACCTCAATAGTCTTTGCTGGGCTATTGGATCAATATCTGGTTCTATGGTTGAGGAACAG GAAAATAGGTTTTTGGTAATGGTAATTTGCGGTTTGCTGGATCTCTGTGAAATCACCAAGGGGAAAGACAATAAAGCTGTAATTGCAAGCAACATCAT GTATGTAGTTGGCCAGTATCCAAGATTTCTCTGGGCTCACTGGAAGTTTCTGAAGATAGTCGTGAAGAAGGTGTTTGAGTTCATGCATGAGATGCATCCTGGAGTTCAG GATATGGCATTTAATACTTTCCTGAAAATTGTTCAGAAATGCAAGCGCAAGTTTGTGACACAACAG GTCGGCGAGAATGAACCACTTGTTTCTGAACTGCTGTTCAGCTTTACTACAACCTTTCTTGATCTGGAGCCACACCAGATTCATACTTTTTATGAATCG GCTGGCCACATGATTCAAGCTGAATTGGATAATACTAAGAGGGATGAATACCTCAAGAGATTGATGGGCCCTACTAATCAG aaatgggcaaaaattatTGGCCAGGCAGGCCAGAGCATTGATATCCTGAAGAACCAAGATGTTATCAGATCTGTTCTTAACATATTACAG ACAAACACAAGCGTGGCGGCTGCACTTGGACCACACTTTCTCCCACAAATTTCATCAATCTTCTTGGACATGCTAACAGTTTACAG AATGTACAGTGAGCTTGTATCAAGCACTATTGCTGAAGGGGGGCCTTATGCATCAAAGTCGTCATTTGTAAAGCTCTTACG ATCTGTCAAGGGGGAAACATTGAAATTGATTGAGACTTTTTTGGACAAAGCTGAAGATCTACCGCACCTTAGGAAGCAGTTTGTTCCTCCAATGATGGATCCTGTTCTTGGTGATTATGCTAGAAATGTTTCTGATGCAAGGGAATCTGAAGTTCTGTCCCTGTTTGCAACAATCATAAACAA CTACAAAGCTGAAATGCTTTACGATGTTCCTCGTATATTCGATGCTGTTTTCGAGTGTACCCTCAAG ATGATTACTGGAAACATCGAAGATTGTCCAGAGCATGctgttaattttttttctttgcttCGTGCTATTGGTACCCATTGCTTCAAAGCATTAATTCAGCTTTCAAGTCAG CAATTGAAGCTTCTGATTGACTCAATTAGTTGGGCAATAAGACGTACAGAGAGAAACATTGCCGAGACTGGCCTTAGTCTTTTGTTGGAAATTCTGAAGAATTTTCAG ACTTCAGCATTCCAGAATCAGTTTTACAAAACATATTTCTTGAGTCTTGAGCAAGAGATTTTCTCAGTAATGATTGATTCATTTCATAAGCCTGGTTTCAAGCTTCATGTTTTAGTGCTACAACACTTGTTTTGCGTG GTTGATGATCTAAAGGAGCCTCTGTGGGATGTTTCCACTATAGAATATAAATCAAATGCTGTGTTTGTCCGGGAATACACTACAAATCTTGTTGggacatcatttcctaatatgatGGCTGCTAAG GTGTCAATGTTTGTTGATGGGCTTCTTAGCTCAAGACATGACCTTACAACCTTTGAAAGCCAAACAAAAGATTTCCTGGTGCAATCGAAGGAGTTCTTGGCTCAG GATAACAAGGATATATATACGGATTATGCCCATGAGCAAATTGGTGCCTACTTGAGGGGGCTATCAGGTCCAGTAGCCAAAGAAATTGAAGGTtatcttaaggaattgttggatcCTGATATGCTGATTAGAAGGCATGGTATGAACAAAACAACTGCGCCTATGAATGGGCTATTTATAATCTGCATGGAGCTTCTGGATAAAGCATTCCGTAATGCACAGTTCGCCCACAAGAAGATCAGACTAGCTATCCAGCGCCTCCAAGAAGCCACTGATGGGTGTATGGACCCCAAAGGTACTATTTATAGTGCCAAGGAGATTTCCTCGTATGCTTTGAGTGGACCACTGAGGGAAGTCGAGAACACATTGAATTCTGTGAGAGAAAAGTTTGCTGAGTATGTGTCTTTGGTTGCGAAAAAGGATTGTGAGACGAAGCAATTCAATGAGTATATGTTTGAAGGAGAGGAGATATATGGCATGTTGAAATGTGCTATATCTGATGCCAGATATACATCTTTTGGCATAGAAAGATGTTTGACCTTGGAAAGACAGGAAGAGGAGTGCGTTTATGAGACCAATGAGCAACTGCAAGAGCACTTGGAGAGAGAGGAGCAGCAATGGTTAGATGATGTAGCGGAGCACAACAAGCTGTTCACAGCCGAAGGGAAAGAAAGAATCATCAGTATCATTATTTATGCTCGAGAAGCATTAGTTTATCTTGAAAAAGTTGCAGCAGCGCTTCTTAGATGGAGTGTGAATCAGAAGAGACTATTTCAGCTAGTTCAGCAAACAGAGGAAAAAAATATTCATGACGCGGATCTGATTGGAGCTGAGGCCTTTTCAACTGAGAGTGGAAGGAGCGGCTACATCACGGTGAACAACAGGTCAACACCAAATGGTATGTATTTAGAGTCCGATCCATTTGAAAATGGGGGATACAAGTGGAGATTGCGATGCTATCTAAATGGTATGGGAGATGCAACTGTAGGTTtcatttcatgttttctgctaatTGATCCGGATCAGTACCTGGGTGATCATAATGTGGAAGCAAACTTTGAGTTCTCTTTCAAAGAAAACTTCACAGCGGTTTCAATTCTTCAGGGTAGCAAAACTGCAGCAGAAACAATACTTTGTGATGCACATGAGGGCAGCAAATTCCGGACCTCTAGTAAATATGGTAATGAAAAGGTGGTCCGTCTAAAATTTTGTCCTGATTGTTTTACGATCCAGTGCAATATTGATATTGATGACTCAAGCTGTAGAACTTCCTCCATGGCTACATTGCTGGATATTGGATATGCAGCTGATATAGAATTTCATGTTAGTGGAGAGAAGTTCTTGGCACACCAATTTATTTTGGCTGCTGGTTCACCAGTTTTCTTTGCTGCTTTATGTGGTGAGATGAAAGAGAGTGGCGGCACATACACTGTTGAGGAGATGGATCCATTGGTCTTTAAAATGATGTTGGAGTATATGTATTCTGGTCATGTGACTGGAATAAATGGAGAAGAAACAGATACACTTAAGGAGATTTTAGTTGCTGCTGACAGATATGATCTGCCAGGGCTAAAGCTCATATGCGAGGACATCCTGACAAGAGAAGCTCACGTTGATCCCAATCTATGGGAATTCGCTCGAACCTATAATTGCAACCATTTGCAGCACTATTTGATGAAAAATGAAAAG GTTGATTTGACAATTGAACTCTCTAGGCGTGAAAGGTTTGTGCAAGGTTCTTTGTGTACCACTGATTCTGCTAAACATGTTGAATTCCTTTCTAT AGAGGAGCTTGCCACTACTAGGCTTCAGGAGGAAGGAAAGACAGACCATGCTAGCAAAGACTTAG ATCACCTTACTTTGATCTGGCAACAGAGAGAGGAAGCTGCAAAGAATCACGAAGAGGAAAAAGCTG TCAAAGAAGAGGAAGGCTGA